In one window of Thermomicrobiales bacterium DNA:
- a CDS encoding aminotransferase class V-fold PLP-dependent enzyme, producing MSGSFGDSPMETVALQMSTQVKPPRIDSHQAVPLVDALQRHLDTGAIAFSTPGHKGGRLLDDQVRGLLGDSVFRSDVWLNTTELDTALRAAEQLAATTWGADDARYVVNGSSSGNHALLLALLNPGDTVIVARDAHMSVLTGLILVGANPVFVAPELHPTHAMSIGANPARIAEALDAHPDASLVIVTSPTYHGVASDLPGIVAAAHAHNVPVMVDEAWGAHFPFHQSLPMHAMAAGADAAVVSLHKTLPALSQGAMIVLQGERIDRRRITASVRMTQSTSRCLPILASLDAARRQVALHGWGLLELTMALAAWARKELRAIPGLALIDHAALGLPADQVDPTRLVIDTAGIGLSGYKVEALLREEFGIAPEMSDRRGIVCVVTVGDTRASLAALVAALTAISRRTPVFESRPRRLAARSVGDAISPGEMTMTPRDAFFAKSHAVPLPTAIGCIAAEPIIPYPPGIPVLVPGERIGWSKLLYLAQVVAGGATCAGAADPRLLTIRVVDEESLQS from the coding sequence GTGAGCGGCAGTTTCGGAGACTCACCGATGGAAACAGTCGCGCTCCAGATGTCGACCCAGGTCAAGCCACCGCGTATCGATTCGCACCAGGCCGTTCCCCTCGTCGACGCGCTCCAGCGGCATCTCGACACCGGCGCAATCGCATTCTCCACCCCTGGGCACAAGGGTGGACGCCTGCTCGACGATCAGGTGCGCGGCCTGTTGGGCGACTCGGTCTTCCGTTCCGATGTCTGGCTCAACACAACGGAACTCGACACCGCGTTGCGCGCGGCGGAACAGTTGGCCGCCACCACCTGGGGCGCCGATGACGCCCGCTATGTCGTCAACGGTTCCTCGAGCGGCAACCATGCCCTCCTCTTGGCGCTGCTGAATCCGGGCGATACCGTCATCGTCGCGCGGGACGCGCATATGTCGGTCCTGACCGGATTGATCCTGGTCGGCGCCAATCCGGTTTTCGTCGCCCCGGAGCTGCATCCGACCCACGCCATGAGCATCGGCGCCAACCCCGCTCGCATCGCCGAAGCGCTCGATGCCCACCCAGATGCCAGCTTGGTCATCGTCACCAGCCCGACCTATCACGGCGTTGCCTCCGATCTGCCCGGCATCGTGGCCGCAGCCCACGCCCACAACGTGCCAGTCATGGTCGATGAAGCCTGGGGCGCGCATTTCCCCTTCCATCAGTCGCTTCCCATGCACGCCATGGCCGCCGGCGCCGATGCCGCGGTGGTGAGTCTGCACAAGACACTCCCCGCGCTGAGCCAGGGCGCCATGATCGTGCTCCAGGGCGAGCGCATCGACCGCCGCCGCATTACCGCGAGCGTGCGCATGACGCAGTCGACCAGCCGCTGCCTCCCGATCCTCGCCTCGCTCGATGCCGCCCGCCGGCAAGTGGCCCTCCATGGCTGGGGTCTGCTGGAACTCACCATGGCGCTTGCCGCCTGGGCGCGCAAGGAGCTCCGCGCGATTCCCGGTCTTGCGCTGATCGACCATGCCGCCCTCGGATTGCCTGCCGATCAGGTCGACCCGACCCGTCTCGTCATCGATACCGCCGGCATCGGGCTCTCCGGCTACAAGGTCGAGGCATTGTTACGCGAAGAATTCGGCATCGCCCCCGAGATGAGCGACCGCCGCGGCATCGTCTGCGTGGTCACCGTCGGGGATACCCGCGCCTCGCTCGCAGCGTTGGTCGCTGCCCTCACGGCCATCAGCCGCCGCACCCCGGTTTTCGAATCTCGACCCCGCCGGCTGGCCGCGCGTTCGGTCGGTGACGCCATCAGTCCAGGAGAGATGACCATGACCCCACGTGACGCCTTCTTCGCCAAGTCCCACGCCGTCCCGCTGCCCACGGCGATCGGCTGCATTGCCGCCGAGCCAATCATTCCTTATCCGCCCGGCATCCCCGTGCTCGTTCCCGGCGAGCGCATCGGCTGGAGCAAGCTGCTCTATCTCGCCCAGGTCGTCGCCGGTGGCGCCACCTGCGCCGGAGCCGCCGACCCGCGCTTGCTCACCATTCGCGTGGTCGACGAGGAGTCGTTGCAATCATAG